One genomic region from Nocardia vinacea encodes:
- a CDS encoding SDR family oxidoreductase translates to MTTFIVTGGTGFLGRRVVQELLAADSEAIVHVLVRTASVAKFGELTAGWTGGERAFPMLGDLTAEGLGLIEDAPKADHVIHLGAVYDMTADEETAHAANVAGTRSVLELARELGAVLHHVSSVAVAGDYKGKFFEEDFDLGQQLTSPYHRTKFAAEKLVRESEGVRWRVYRPAIVVGDSRTGEMDKIDGPYYFFPAISRLGALPAELPMLLPDLGATNIVPVDYVAGAMVELVRRKGLDGRTFHLVNPEPQPFGEIYGALAAAAGAPTGIGTVPGSGFALNGLAHLPGVATVRDFLLAQMGIPAEVAPHTSFAAEFVSDSTRAQLRGTGLAVPSFDSYAERLWQYWAENLDPNRGRPGDSGDALDGRVVLITGASSGIGLATAHAVAQRGATVLMVARGVDDLHAAAEAVRADGGVAHAYPCDITDSDGVDDLVAAVLADHGHVDYLVNNAGRSIRRSVVNSTDRMHDFERTMAVNYFGAVRLILALLPSMRARRFGHIVNISSIAVQTKVPRFAAYVASKSALDNFSEIAAVENRDAGITFTSVRMPLVRTPMIAPTDIYRSLPVPDPDRAAAIVVRAIEDRPHRIDTPVGTFAQAVELLMPSVKRTIMHQGFRWFGESHAAQGKQQAVAPTAADDADQDSGRNALSYLAPVVLPLMTLPSPAARVTRVIPGLHW, encoded by the coding sequence ATGACGACTTTCATCGTGACGGGCGGAACCGGATTCTTGGGCCGGCGGGTGGTTCAGGAACTGCTGGCGGCCGATTCCGAAGCCATTGTGCATGTGCTGGTTCGCACCGCGTCGGTGGCGAAATTCGGTGAACTCACCGCGGGCTGGACGGGTGGCGAACGCGCATTTCCGATGCTCGGTGATCTGACCGCCGAAGGTCTCGGTTTGATCGAGGACGCGCCCAAGGCCGACCATGTGATCCACCTCGGTGCGGTCTACGACATGACCGCCGACGAGGAGACCGCGCACGCGGCCAATGTCGCGGGCACGCGCTCGGTGCTGGAACTGGCGCGCGAATTGGGTGCGGTACTGCACCACGTCTCCTCGGTGGCCGTGGCCGGTGACTACAAGGGCAAGTTCTTCGAGGAGGATTTCGACCTCGGCCAGCAGCTGACCTCGCCGTACCACCGGACCAAATTCGCCGCGGAGAAGCTGGTCCGCGAATCCGAGGGCGTGCGCTGGCGGGTGTATCGGCCGGCGATCGTGGTCGGCGATTCGCGCACCGGTGAGATGGACAAGATCGACGGTCCGTACTACTTCTTCCCGGCCATTTCGCGCCTCGGCGCATTGCCTGCCGAACTGCCGATGTTGCTGCCGGATCTGGGTGCGACCAATATCGTGCCGGTCGACTACGTGGCGGGCGCGATGGTCGAGTTGGTGCGCCGCAAGGGGCTCGACGGGCGCACGTTCCACCTGGTCAACCCCGAGCCGCAGCCGTTCGGCGAGATCTACGGTGCGCTCGCGGCCGCGGCGGGTGCGCCGACCGGAATCGGCACGGTGCCCGGCAGCGGGTTCGCGCTGAACGGGCTCGCCCACCTCCCGGGTGTCGCGACCGTTCGCGATTTCCTGTTGGCGCAGATGGGAATTCCGGCCGAGGTCGCACCGCACACCTCGTTCGCGGCGGAATTCGTCTCCGACTCCACGCGGGCACAGTTGCGCGGGACGGGGTTGGCGGTGCCGTCGTTCGACAGCTATGCCGAGCGGTTGTGGCAGTACTGGGCCGAGAACCTGGACCCCAACCGGGGTCGGCCCGGCGACAGCGGTGATGCGCTGGACGGTCGCGTCGTCCTGATCACGGGGGCGTCCTCCGGTATCGGCCTGGCCACCGCCCATGCCGTCGCGCAGCGCGGTGCGACCGTGCTGATGGTGGCGCGCGGTGTGGACGATCTGCACGCCGCGGCCGAGGCGGTGCGGGCCGATGGTGGTGTCGCCCATGCCTATCCGTGCGATATCACCGATTCCGACGGCGTGGACGATTTGGTCGCCGCGGTGCTCGCCGATCACGGTCATGTCGATTATCTGGTGAACAATGCGGGACGGTCGATCCGTCGCTCGGTGGTCAATTCCACCGACCGCATGCACGATTTCGAGCGGACCATGGCGGTCAATTACTTCGGTGCGGTGCGACTCATTCTCGCGCTGCTGCCGTCGATGCGGGCGCGGCGCTTCGGACATATCGTGAACATCTCCTCGATCGCCGTGCAGACCAAGGTGCCGCGCTTCGCCGCGTATGTGGCGAGCAAATCCGCGCTGGACAACTTCAGCGAGATTGCTGCCGTCGAAAATCGGGATGCGGGAATCACTTTCACCTCCGTACGCATGCCATTGGTGCGCACGCCGATGATCGCGCCGACCGATATCTACCGCTCGCTGCCGGTGCCGGATCCCGACCGCGCCGCCGCCATCGTGGTGCGCGCCATCGAGGATCGCCCGCACCGCATCGACACCCCGGTCGGCACCTTCGCCCAGGCGGTCGAACTGCTGATGCCGTCGGTCAAGCGGACGATCATGCACCAGGGGTTCCGCTGGTTCGGTGAATCGCATGCGGCACAGGGGAAGCAGCAGGCAGTGGCCCCCACCGCCGCCGACGACGCGGATCAGGACTCCGGTCGCAATGCGCTGTCCTACCTCGCACCGGTGGTACTGCCGCTGATGACACTGCCCAGCCCCGCCGCGCGGGTCACCCGGGTAATCCCCGGCCTACATTGGTGA
- a CDS encoding GAF and ANTAR domain-containing protein: protein MGQFDQLTDEFFSALEFLKKLSAEGGEMTALCGACVRVLPVQRAAILIQERDAGLQPWATSDSVAARVEAVQATAGQGPAVDAAVAGVPVLVADLAETDVRWPGFADELNRVAVAGAVVAGSMVAVPLQLGVVHFGVLDLYRAEPGKPEPYVISAGLHIADLVIAQLVAGSAKSAHAAAQWWDQPLTSRTIHQAAGIVLAQLDIRAPDAYALLRAYAFTHGLSLAEVAALVVDDRLRFDT, encoded by the coding sequence GTGGGGCAGTTCGATCAGTTGACCGATGAATTCTTCTCGGCCCTCGAGTTTCTGAAGAAGCTGTCGGCCGAAGGCGGTGAGATGACCGCCCTGTGCGGCGCCTGTGTGCGGGTGCTGCCGGTGCAGCGTGCCGCGATCCTGATCCAGGAGCGCGATGCCGGGCTGCAGCCGTGGGCCACAAGTGATTCGGTCGCGGCGCGGGTGGAGGCGGTGCAGGCCACCGCGGGGCAGGGGCCGGCCGTGGACGCCGCCGTCGCCGGTGTGCCGGTGCTGGTGGCCGATCTGGCCGAAACCGATGTGCGGTGGCCGGGTTTCGCCGATGAATTGAACCGCGTCGCGGTGGCCGGGGCGGTGGTCGCGGGGTCGATGGTCGCGGTGCCGTTACAGCTGGGTGTGGTGCATTTCGGCGTCCTCGATCTATATCGGGCCGAACCGGGCAAACCGGAACCGTACGTGATTTCGGCGGGGCTGCATATCGCCGATCTGGTCATCGCGCAGTTGGTGGCCGGATCGGCGAAATCCGCGCACGCCGCCGCGCAATGGTGGGATCAGCCGCTGACCAGTCGCACGATCCACCAGGCGGCCGGAATCGTCCTCGCACAATTGGATATTCGCGCACCCGACGCTTATGCGCTGCTGCGCGCCTATGCCTTCACGCACGGGCTGTCGCTGGCCGAGGTCGCGGCGCTGGTCGTGGACGACCGGCTCCGCTTCGATACCTGA
- a CDS encoding GAF and ANTAR domain-containing protein, producing MAPRFDDRQHDRSSEPLPDSIQLLRSLVRAVDSLASDFDVIELCQQLLETCTEVTDATDAGLLLADQRGELQVLASTNESSRLLGLLQREGPSLHAYRNRAAVSVPDLRADGQLWPEFTPAATAAGYRSAYAVPLRLHRDSIGALTILATSAAALGQLDLRIGQILADIAAVGIAQYVLLAQGETIQAQFPTALNTRVAIEQAKGVLAERGDRDMDRAFQIMRGHARATGRRLTDIAGDIVEGRIDLRADATD from the coding sequence ATGGCGCCCCGATTCGACGATCGGCAGCACGACCGATCATCCGAGCCGCTGCCGGATTCGATCCAGTTATTACGGTCACTTGTGCGCGCGGTCGACTCGCTGGCGAGCGATTTCGACGTTATCGAACTGTGTCAGCAGCTGCTCGAGACCTGTACCGAAGTCACCGACGCTACTGATGCCGGATTGTTGCTAGCCGACCAACGCGGTGAGCTACAAGTACTCGCCTCAACCAACGAGTCGTCGCGACTGCTCGGTTTGTTACAGCGCGAGGGACCGAGCCTGCATGCCTATCGAAACAGGGCGGCGGTATCGGTCCCCGATCTGCGTGCCGACGGGCAGCTGTGGCCGGAGTTCACCCCCGCGGCAACGGCCGCGGGGTATCGCTCCGCCTATGCCGTGCCACTGCGGCTGCACCGCGACAGCATCGGCGCGCTCACGATCCTTGCCACCTCGGCCGCCGCGCTCGGACAGCTGGATCTGCGCATCGGGCAGATCCTCGCGGATATCGCGGCCGTCGGCATCGCGCAATACGTGTTGCTCGCACAGGGCGAGACGATCCAGGCGCAGTTTCCGACCGCGCTGAACACGCGCGTCGCCATCGAGCAGGCCAAGGGTGTGCTCGCCGAGCGCGGCGACCGGGATATGGATCGTGCGTTCCAAATCATGCGCGGACATGCCCGCGCCACCGGACGACGACTCACCGATATCGCCGGTGACATTGTCGAGGGTCGCATCGATCTGCGTGCGGACGCGACGGACTGA
- a CDS encoding GAF and ANTAR domain-containing protein, with translation MSDNEVLVAAAARLAELLPAIGDTAEMVRQLMNSAIVALDLVGCTVMLMPDEALTPDERSRMAAAAPDELVAMELCQHRSERGPSVDAYRSGKPIAIDDIGRYGERWPEFAAEAVRHGLSSLAEIPMRVGETTVGALGLYGPSPRIWTDQDLLVGGLLASMATGHIVNSNALRRQQRLTAQLQHALDSRIVIEQAKGVIANARRTTPEVAFELIRTHARKNRVAVHAVAKGIVELGLRV, from the coding sequence GTGTCTGACAACGAGGTGCTGGTTGCCGCGGCAGCGCGGCTAGCCGAGCTGCTACCTGCGATCGGTGACACAGCGGAGATGGTGCGCCAGCTCATGAACAGCGCGATCGTCGCGCTCGACCTGGTCGGCTGCACCGTCATGCTGATGCCGGACGAGGCGCTCACGCCCGACGAGCGCTCCCGGATGGCCGCCGCGGCTCCGGACGAACTGGTGGCCATGGAACTCTGTCAGCATCGCAGCGAACGCGGTCCGAGCGTGGACGCGTACCGGTCCGGCAAACCCATCGCGATCGACGATATCGGTCGATACGGCGAGCGCTGGCCGGAGTTTGCCGCCGAGGCGGTCCGGCACGGGTTGTCGTCGCTGGCCGAGATTCCGATGCGGGTCGGCGAGACCACGGTCGGTGCGCTCGGCCTGTACGGTCCGAGCCCACGGATCTGGACCGACCAGGATCTCTTGGTGGGCGGACTGTTGGCGAGCATGGCGACCGGCCACATCGTCAATTCCAACGCGCTGCGCCGTCAGCAGCGTTTGACCGCGCAGTTGCAGCATGCGCTGGATTCGCGGATCGTCATCGAGCAGGCCAAGGGTGTGATCGCCAATGCCCGGCGGACCACGCCGGAGGTCGCGTTCGAACTGATCCGCACACATGCTCGCAAGAATCGGGTCGCCGTACATGCGGTGGCGAAAGGGATCGTCGAGCTCGGCCTGCGCGTCTGA
- a CDS encoding sigma-70 family RNA polymerase sigma factor, translated as MVHRIGDGDQEAFAQFYRRTRGLVYRRVLAIVRDRGYAEETCHDVYLEVWRCAIGFDERRGSVLTWLRMLAHRQAVDRVRHERATMDHNHSWGSRDYQPPTDVVAEEAVRHDERDALRRSLTHLTALQHESIALAYYSGLSYPEVAARLGVGLPTVKSRIRAGLEHLKTDLSEPLN; from the coding sequence TTGGTACATCGCATCGGCGACGGCGATCAAGAGGCCTTCGCTCAGTTCTACCGACGCACTCGCGGTTTGGTCTATCGCAGGGTGCTGGCGATCGTCCGTGACCGTGGGTATGCCGAAGAGACCTGTCACGACGTCTACCTCGAGGTGTGGCGCTGTGCGATCGGGTTCGACGAGCGCCGCGGGTCAGTGCTCACCTGGTTGCGCATGCTGGCCCATCGCCAGGCCGTGGACCGAGTTCGGCACGAGCGCGCCACCATGGACCACAATCACTCCTGGGGCAGTCGCGACTATCAGCCCCCTACCGATGTGGTGGCCGAGGAGGCAGTGCGGCACGACGAGAGGGACGCCCTGCGTCGCAGCCTCACTCATCTGACCGCACTCCAGCACGAATCCATCGCGCTCGCGTACTACTCCGGACTCAGCTATCCCGAGGTGGCGGCGCGTCTCGGGGTCGGTCTCCCCACGGTCAAATCCCGGATCCGGGCGGGGCTCGAGCACCTGAAGACCGACCTGTCCGAACCGCTCAACTAG
- a CDS encoding hydroxysqualene dehydroxylase → MTTQHRDSQISRRSLLRGAAAVAGTAGLATSTGIAAAEPTPRRRNGPTRNTVAVLGAGIGGLTAAHELAERGFAVTVFDRKELGGKSRTIPLPGTGVGGRAPLPGEHGARGFTSFYHHVHDTMHRIPLPGTRKSVYDNLIPFSVSDPRYPRAGNLPDGFPLMFGFYFDPAQALTPEGLQRILVEVFMKNNLVPLPEAMYMAGRVVTYLTSCEERRFGQWEHVSWWDYVGAASRSAQFQALAATGLTRALVAAKEYVASTRTMGNMMEGFFIALLQELTGGPKVYEVLNGPTNEAWLDPWISLLEGMGVQFRPGHALEEFVVADGRIGGARIRRPNGGTEVFDADWYVCAVPTDRARRLWSPEIRELDPALGRMDALTVDWMNGMQMFVTEKLDLGKGYNIYLDAPWRLTSYTQRAFWDVDYAAKYGDGSIVDGLTIDIADWDTPGILFGKTAKECTRDEIYQETWAQMSAALNDDGRIQLQDGIVREWMLDPGIEWADGQNTNDEPLLVNTIGSWADRPTAHTQIPNLFLAADYVRTNFDLATMEGANEAGRTAVNALLDASGSPAARAQLFTRDSIPAFEPFRQMDAGRYRAGQPNLFDLR, encoded by the coding sequence GTGACAACTCAGCATCGGGACAGCCAGATCAGCAGACGCTCGCTGCTACGCGGCGCGGCCGCGGTGGCGGGCACCGCGGGATTGGCGACATCGACCGGAATCGCGGCAGCCGAGCCGACGCCGCGACGCCGAAACGGCCCGACGCGCAATACCGTCGCGGTGCTCGGCGCGGGCATCGGCGGTCTGACCGCGGCGCATGAACTGGCCGAACGCGGTTTCGCGGTAACGGTTTTCGATCGCAAGGAACTCGGCGGCAAATCCCGCACGATTCCGCTGCCGGGCACCGGGGTCGGCGGCCGCGCGCCGCTACCCGGCGAACACGGTGCGCGCGGATTCACCTCGTTCTATCACCACGTGCACGACACGATGCACCGCATTCCGCTGCCCGGTACCCGAAAGTCGGTATACGACAATTTGATTCCGTTCTCGGTGAGCGATCCGCGCTATCCGCGGGCGGGCAATCTGCCCGATGGCTTTCCACTGATGTTCGGGTTCTATTTCGATCCCGCGCAGGCGCTCACACCGGAAGGGTTGCAACGCATCCTGGTCGAGGTGTTCATGAAGAACAATCTCGTTCCGCTGCCGGAGGCCATGTATATGGCAGGGCGGGTCGTCACCTATCTGACCTCGTGCGAGGAGCGACGCTTCGGCCAGTGGGAACATGTCAGCTGGTGGGATTATGTCGGCGCGGCAAGCAGATCCGCGCAGTTCCAGGCACTTGCCGCCACCGGTCTGACACGAGCCCTGGTGGCCGCCAAGGAATATGTGGCCAGCACTAGGACCATGGGCAACATGATGGAGGGCTTCTTCATCGCACTGCTGCAGGAACTGACCGGCGGCCCGAAGGTCTACGAGGTGCTCAACGGACCCACCAATGAGGCCTGGCTCGATCCGTGGATTTCGCTGCTGGAAGGCATGGGTGTGCAATTCCGGCCCGGCCACGCGCTCGAGGAATTCGTGGTGGCTGACGGCCGCATCGGCGGTGCGCGCATTCGGCGCCCGAATGGCGGCACCGAGGTGTTCGACGCGGATTGGTATGTCTGCGCGGTACCGACCGATCGGGCCCGTCGGCTGTGGTCACCGGAAATCCGTGAGTTGGATCCGGCGCTCGGCCGAATGGATGCGCTGACCGTCGACTGGATGAACGGCATGCAGATGTTCGTCACCGAAAAGCTGGACCTAGGTAAGGGATACAACATCTATCTCGACGCACCGTGGCGGCTGACCTCCTATACCCAGCGGGCATTCTGGGATGTCGACTACGCCGCGAAATACGGTGACGGATCGATCGTCGACGGCCTCACCATCGATATCGCCGACTGGGATACCCCGGGCATTCTGTTCGGCAAGACCGCCAAGGAATGCACCCGCGACGAGATATACCAGGAGACCTGGGCGCAAATGAGCGCCGCGCTCAACGACGACGGCCGAATCCAGTTGCAGGACGGCATCGTCCGCGAGTGGATGCTCGATCCCGGTATCGAGTGGGCGGACGGACAGAATACGAATGATGAACCGCTGCTTGTGAATACGATCGGATCGTGGGCCGATCGACCGACCGCGCACACGCAGATCCCGAATCTGTTCCTGGCCGCCGACTACGTGCGGACCAACTTCGATCTGGCGACCATGGAGGGCGCGAACGAGGCGGGGCGCACCGCGGTGAACGCACTCCTGGACGCCTCCGGCTCCCCCGCCGCCCGCGCCCAACTATTCACTCGCGATTCGATTCCCGCTTTCGAGCCGTTCCGCCAAATGGATGCCGGTCGATATAGAGCCGGTCAGCCCAATCTGTTCGATCTCCGCTAG
- a CDS encoding TetR/AcrR family transcriptional regulator, translating into MTMQRRPVRTYGGIGAEDRVAARRGKLLEAGLELFGTRGYSATGVKDLCRAAGLTDRYFYESFSGTKELFAAVFDHVIDELFTAVATAVEATKPRGTRKLRAGIGTYLTALAEDPRKLRIVFVEPTAAGAEYRMREALWRFARLVAATATEARPDVQPPAEIIDIFALSVVGMLERVIVEKQGGRLDVPMDDLIDYCAAFAGASLRAVYSGQIAERTTD; encoded by the coding sequence ATGACGATGCAGCGACGCCCGGTGCGGACCTATGGCGGTATCGGCGCGGAGGACCGAGTCGCGGCGCGGCGTGGCAAACTCCTGGAAGCCGGGCTGGAGCTGTTCGGCACGCGCGGATATTCGGCGACCGGCGTCAAGGATCTGTGTCGCGCGGCCGGATTGACCGACCGGTACTTCTACGAATCCTTCTCCGGCACAAAGGAACTGTTCGCCGCGGTCTTCGACCATGTCATCGACGAGCTGTTCACGGCCGTGGCCACGGCGGTCGAGGCGACGAAGCCGCGCGGGACGCGCAAGTTGCGGGCCGGGATCGGCACGTATCTCACCGCATTGGCCGAGGATCCGCGCAAACTGCGCATAGTTTTCGTCGAACCCACCGCGGCCGGCGCCGAATACCGGATGCGTGAAGCGCTGTGGCGCTTCGCCCGATTGGTCGCGGCCACGGCCACCGAAGCACGGCCGGATGTTCAGCCGCCCGCGGAGATCATCGATATCTTCGCGCTGTCGGTGGTCGGGATGCTGGAGCGGGTGATCGTGGAGAAGCAGGGCGGTCGGTTGGATGTGCCGATGGACGATCTCATCGACTATTGCGCGGCCTTCGCCGGAGCCTCGTTGCGCGCGGTCTACAGCGGCCAGATCGCTGAGCGGACAACGGATTAG
- a CDS encoding polysaccharide pyruvyl transferase family protein — translation MAERIDIGEREIRVLVENGEYWLRNRGDIAMMVVTVERIRAHWPRARIGVLTHQPGVLQGLVPEAEPICGPDWRWGSDGWQGVLSRTAGTKVVGPAALWWRATTDGPKDRLRAIRVRGRGEIDDVEANPIAPELEFPVEIPAAVEQASLVLAIGGGYLTDVDRYQAHRTLNLLEYASAHGIPTALIGQGMGPMRDPYLVRRAAEVLPTVDFVALREGRRGSELLGKFGVESDRVLVTGDDAVEFAYRSRDARIGTEIGVCLRVADYAQVSLEAQEIVGQVVRTRAAELDAGLMPLIISEYASEDRLSTLPLLVGADKALPPVGRGGTPADVARQVGRCRVLVTSAYHLAVFALSQGIPAVGITASEYYDDKFHGLAQMFGTGLRVVHLNDPELEQELTMALDELWDDAPALRDPLQQRAVEQIDAGRSGLARVFGLVENGPVRSVPQSGG, via the coding sequence GTGGCTGAGCGCATCGATATCGGCGAACGGGAGATCCGGGTGCTCGTCGAGAACGGCGAGTACTGGCTGCGCAATCGCGGCGATATCGCGATGATGGTGGTTACCGTCGAGCGGATCCGTGCGCATTGGCCGCGGGCGCGCATCGGTGTGCTGACCCATCAGCCCGGTGTACTACAGGGTCTGGTGCCGGAGGCCGAGCCGATCTGCGGGCCCGACTGGCGTTGGGGATCCGACGGCTGGCAAGGAGTGTTATCGCGTACCGCGGGCACGAAAGTGGTTGGGCCGGCGGCATTGTGGTGGCGGGCGACCACGGATGGACCGAAGGATCGGCTGCGGGCGATCCGTGTACGCGGTCGCGGCGAGATCGATGACGTCGAGGCGAATCCGATAGCGCCTGAACTCGAATTCCCGGTGGAGATTCCGGCGGCGGTCGAACAGGCCTCGCTGGTGCTCGCGATCGGCGGCGGCTATCTGACCGATGTCGACCGCTATCAGGCGCACCGCACCCTCAACCTGCTCGAATACGCGTCCGCGCATGGTATTCCGACGGCACTGATCGGGCAGGGTATGGGACCCATGCGTGATCCGTATCTGGTCCGCCGCGCCGCCGAGGTGCTGCCGACGGTCGACTTCGTCGCGCTGCGTGAAGGACGGCGTGGCTCGGAGTTGCTCGGCAAATTCGGTGTCGAGTCGGACCGGGTGCTGGTCACCGGCGACGATGCGGTCGAATTCGCCTATCGCAGCCGCGATGCCAGGATCGGCACCGAGATCGGCGTATGTCTGCGTGTCGCGGACTATGCGCAGGTCAGCCTCGAAGCCCAGGAGATCGTCGGGCAGGTGGTGCGCACCCGTGCCGCGGAGTTGGACGCCGGGCTTATGCCGCTGATCATTTCCGAATACGCCTCCGAGGACCGGCTTTCGACGCTGCCGCTGTTGGTGGGGGCGGATAAGGCGCTGCCGCCGGTCGGTCGCGGTGGCACTCCGGCCGATGTCGCCCGGCAGGTCGGGCGGTGTCGCGTCTTGGTGACCAGTGCCTATCATCTGGCGGTCTTCGCGCTGTCGCAGGGGATTCCGGCCGTCGGTATCACCGCCTCGGAGTATTACGACGACAAATTCCACGGGCTGGCGCAGATGTTCGGGACCGGACTGCGCGTGGTGCACCTCAACGATCCCGAACTGGAACAAGAATTGACCATGGCGCTGGACGAGCTGTGGGACGATGCACCTGCGCTCCGGGACCCGCTGCAACAGCGAGCGGTCGAACAGATCGACGCAGGCCGGAGTGGTTTGGCACGGGTATTCGGGTTGGTGGAAAACGGACCGGTTCGGTCGGTCCCACAATCAGGGGGATGA
- the trpB gene encoding tryptophan synthase subunit beta gives MVIDHVTPGALLSSTLPDERGRFGEFGGRYVPEGLMAALLELEQTYAVARADAGFRDELRELLRSRVGRPTLLHQVPRFAELLAVPGVRVYLKREDMTHTGAHKINNALGQGLLAKRMGKTRIIAETGAGQHGVAVATVCAMLGMTCVIYMGAHDMHRQASNVMRMTLLGAEVRPVETGSRRLKEAISESVRDWVSNLDTTHYLFGTSAGPAPYPMIVRDLQTVIGRETRLQILKSEGRLPDYLVACVGGGSNAIGLFHPFVDEPEVRLIGVEAAGLGVETGVHAATLNAGSPGEMDGAYSYLLQDDDGQVTPTHSIAAGLDYPGVGPELSYLKDIGRVTYRTATDAVALRGLHALTRTEGIIPALESAHAVGYVLELAERGDLPADSIVVLGLSGRGDKDLAIAAERLAG, from the coding sequence ATGGTTATTGATCATGTGACGCCGGGCGCGTTGCTATCGAGCACACTTCCGGACGAGCGCGGGCGGTTCGGTGAGTTCGGCGGCAGGTATGTTCCCGAAGGTCTGATGGCGGCGCTGCTGGAATTGGAACAGACCTATGCGGTGGCGCGGGCCGATGCCGGATTCCGCGACGAACTTCGTGAATTGCTGCGTAGCCGGGTCGGCCGTCCCACGCTGTTGCATCAGGTGCCGCGCTTCGCCGAGTTGCTCGCGGTGCCGGGCGTGCGGGTGTATCTGAAGCGCGAGGATATGACCCATACCGGTGCGCACAAGATCAATAACGCACTGGGCCAGGGATTGCTGGCCAAGCGGATGGGCAAGACCAGGATCATCGCCGAGACCGGTGCCGGTCAGCACGGAGTCGCGGTGGCGACCGTCTGCGCGATGCTCGGCATGACGTGCGTCATTTATATGGGCGCGCACGATATGCATCGCCAGGCCTCCAATGTCATGCGGATGACGTTGCTCGGCGCGGAGGTGCGTCCGGTGGAGACCGGCAGCCGCAGACTCAAGGAGGCAATCAGCGAGTCGGTGCGCGATTGGGTGTCGAACCTCGACACCACGCACTACCTGTTCGGCACCTCGGCCGGGCCCGCACCGTATCCGATGATCGTGCGCGATCTGCAAACCGTCATCGGCCGCGAGACCCGACTGCAGATCCTGAAATCCGAAGGCCGACTACCGGATTACCTCGTGGCGTGTGTCGGCGGCGGCAGCAATGCCATCGGCCTGTTCCACCCCTTCGTCGATGAACCGGAGGTCCGGTTGATCGGTGTCGAGGCCGCGGGCCTCGGCGTCGAAACCGGGGTTCACGCGGCCACCCTCAATGCGGGCAGTCCCGGCGAAATGGACGGCGCCTACAGCTATCTGCTGCAGGACGACGACGGACAGGTTACGCCGACCCACAGCATCGCCGCGGGCCTCGACTATCCGGGCGTCGGCCCGGAACTCAGCTACCTCAAGGACATCGGTCGCGTCACCTACCGCACCGCCACCGACGCCGTGGCACTGCGCGGCCTGCACGCCCTCACCCGCACCGAAGGCATCATTCCCGCCCTCGAATCCGCCCACGCTGTCGGCTATGTCCTCGAACTGGCCGAACGCGGTGACCTGCCTGCCGACTCGATCGTGGTGCTCGGACTTTCCGGTCGCGGTGATAAGGATCTCGCCATCGCAGCGGAGCGGCTGGCGGGATAA